The proteins below are encoded in one region of Dioscorea cayenensis subsp. rotundata cultivar TDr96_F1 chromosome 18, TDr96_F1_v2_PseudoChromosome.rev07_lg8_w22 25.fasta, whole genome shotgun sequence:
- the LOC120282660 gene encoding mitochondrial phosphate carrier protein 2, mitochondrial-like has protein sequence MQVSEMSRRALLPIFLYSPSNFGVEKMDDDNNKSWGRSGSIVIGAPSEPYSSGKKIEMFSPMFYAASAVGGAASCGITHTAVTPLDIIKCNMQIDPVKYKSFSSGYKVVLQEQGLRGFFKGWAPTLIGYSAQGAFKYGFYEYFKKYYSDIVGPENAAKYKTLIYLAGSFSSEAIADVALCPMEAVKVRVQTQPGFAKGLSDGLPKLLRTEGVSGLYKGLVPLWGRQIPYTMMKFASFENIVELLYKHAIPTPKEECSKPFQLSVSFAGGYLAGILCAVISHPADNLVSFLNNAKGATVNDAVKNMGLWGLCTRGLPLRIVMVGTLTGLQWGIYDSFKVFVGLPTTGGVAPPAIVPNVVPNN, from the exons ATGCAGGTCTCTGAGATGTCTCGGCGTGCGCTGCTTCCCATCTTTCTCTACTCGCCATCAAACTTTGGAGTTGAAAAGatggatgatgataataataagagCTGGGGGAGAAGTGGATCAATTGTGATTGGGGCGCCGAGTGAGCCGTATTCATCTGGGAAGAAGATAGAGATGTTCTCGCCCATGTTCTATGCTGCATCTGCTGTTGGAGGTGCTGCCAGCTGCGGAATCACGCACACCGCTGTCACTCCTCTTGATATTATCAAGTGCAACATGCAG atTGATCCAGTGAAATACAAGAGTTTCTCATCAGGATACAAAGTTGTTTTGCAAGAACAAGGTTTGAGAGGTTTCTTCAAAGGATGGGCACCAACCTTGATAGGGTATAGTGCTCAAGGGGCATTCAAATATGGTTTCTATGAGTACTTTAAAAAGTACTACTCTGACATTGTTGGACCTGAGAATGCAGCAAAATATAAGACTTTGATTTATCTTGCTGGTTCTTTTTCCTCTGAGGCCATTGCTGATGTTGCACTCTGTCCAATGGAGGCTGTCAAAGTCAGAGTCCAGACTCAACCTGGTTTTGCTAAAGGTTTGAGTGATGGCTTGCCAAAGCTTCTCAGAACTGAAGGTGTTTCAGG ATTGTACAAAGGATTAGTTCCACTTTGGGGACGCCAGATCCCTT ATACAATGATGAAATTTGCATCATTTGAGAACATAGTAGAGTTACTGTATAAGCATGCAATTCCTACACCAAAGGAAGAGTGCAGCAAGCCATTTCAGCTCAGTGTCAGCTTTGCAGGTGGCTACCTTGCTGGTATACTATGTGCTGTTATTTCTCACCCCGCTGACAACCTTGTCTCTTTCCTCAATAATGCCAAGGGAGCTACTGTCAATGAT GCGGTGAAAAATATGGGTTTGTGGGGACTATGCACAAGAGGTCTTCCTCTTCGGATTGTTATGGTGGGCACATTAACTGGACTTCAATGGGGGATCTATGATTCTTTCAAAGTCTTTGTTGGATT ACCAACAACTGGTGGAGTAGCTCCTCCTGCTATTGTTCCCAATGTTGTTCCCAACAACTAG